In Phycisphaerales bacterium, the following proteins share a genomic window:
- a CDS encoding HU family DNA-binding protein: MAKTSKKTAKAPSYKFTKADKPRSKGDIYTNLATNTGLSRKQVAGVFDALNAMVGNDLKKNGPQIFTLPGMAKITVQRKPATKARKGINPFTGEETMFKAKPARNVVKVRPLKALKDKA; this comes from the coding sequence GTGGCCAAGACCAGCAAGAAGACCGCCAAGGCGCCCTCGTACAAGTTCACGAAGGCTGACAAGCCCCGCAGCAAGGGCGACATCTACACCAACCTCGCGACCAACACCGGCCTGAGCCGCAAGCAGGTCGCCGGCGTGTTCGATGCGCTCAACGCGATGGTCGGCAACGACCTCAAGAAGAACGGCCCCCAGATCTTCACCCTGCCCGGCATGGCGAAGATCACCGTCCAGCGCAAGCCCGCCACCAAGGCGCGCAAGGGCATCAACCCCTTCACCGGCGAAGAGACCATGTTCAAGGCCAAGCCGGCGCGCAACGTCGTCAAGGTCCGCCCCCTCAAGGCGCTCAAGGACAAGGCCTGA
- a CDS encoding efflux RND transporter periplasmic adaptor subunit, whose protein sequence is MRVFIIVGVTLAILVGLGALLGPAAVRQVRERMPEKEGTVVRLAHPSRGTLVETIKAPGEIEPETKVEISAKLSARITALPFEEGQEVTKGDPDADPPIPASVLVKLDSTDREANLRAAEARRAADAASIEVQRARLESSRASLAASRASLAQAKLELKRNSDLLATHDVAQSVVDLASSTVEQLEANLLAQEQSLRADELNLKVMEFNLLASDAMIEQARDDLSYTTISSPISGTVTRLNAEVGELVVTGTMNNAGTVILEVADLSVMLLNAQVDEASIGGVKVGQQAKVRINAYPGEEFSGKVRAVALTNDMAQDGSKYYKTEILLDTHGAQIYSGLTADVEIETKRHEDVIKVPSQSVLARPVDDIPLSIRENNPDVDMTKSVATVVYRFKDGKAVVTPVTIGASDASDTVILSGLNEDDQVIVGPYRVFESLTHDQAVKDERIVEQEKLEKERKQEKDKAKQNGAESGKASEDETSGASATSASEGGG, encoded by the coding sequence GTGCGCGTTTTCATCATCGTCGGAGTGACATTGGCGATCCTGGTCGGGCTCGGCGCGCTGCTCGGGCCGGCGGCGGTGCGGCAAGTCCGCGAGCGCATGCCCGAGAAGGAAGGAACAGTCGTCCGCCTGGCCCACCCGTCGCGCGGCACGCTTGTCGAGACGATCAAAGCGCCCGGAGAGATCGAGCCGGAAACGAAAGTCGAGATCAGCGCCAAGCTTTCCGCCCGCATCACCGCCCTGCCTTTCGAAGAAGGGCAGGAGGTGACCAAGGGCGACCCGGATGCCGATCCGCCGATTCCCGCGTCGGTGCTGGTCAAACTCGATTCAACGGATCGCGAAGCGAACCTCAGAGCCGCCGAAGCCCGCCGCGCCGCCGACGCCGCGAGCATCGAAGTCCAACGGGCCCGGCTGGAGAGTTCGCGGGCGTCACTCGCCGCGTCGCGAGCCTCACTGGCGCAGGCCAAACTCGAATTGAAGCGTAACAGCGATCTGCTGGCCACCCACGACGTCGCGCAGTCTGTGGTCGATCTGGCCAGTTCCACTGTGGAGCAGCTCGAAGCGAACCTGCTCGCCCAGGAGCAGTCGCTCAGAGCCGATGAACTGAACCTCAAGGTCATGGAGTTCAACCTGCTGGCGTCAGATGCGATGATCGAGCAGGCGCGCGATGACCTGAGTTACACCACCATCTCTTCGCCCATCAGCGGCACCGTCACGCGGCTCAACGCCGAGGTCGGCGAACTGGTCGTTACCGGCACGATGAACAACGCCGGCACCGTCATCCTCGAGGTGGCGGACCTCTCGGTCATGCTGCTCAACGCCCAGGTGGACGAAGCGTCGATCGGCGGCGTGAAGGTCGGGCAGCAGGCCAAGGTGCGCATCAACGCCTATCCCGGCGAGGAATTCTCGGGCAAGGTCCGAGCCGTGGCGCTGACCAACGACATGGCCCAGGACGGCTCGAAGTACTACAAGACCGAGATCCTGCTCGACACGCACGGCGCGCAGATCTATTCCGGCCTGACGGCCGATGTCGAAATCGAAACAAAGCGCCACGAAGACGTCATCAAAGTGCCCAGCCAGTCGGTGCTCGCCCGCCCCGTGGATGACATTCCGCTGAGCATCCGCGAGAATAATCCCGACGTGGATATGACCAAGAGCGTGGCGACGGTGGTGTACCGGTTCAAGGACGGCAAGGCAGTGGTGACGCCGGTGACGATTGGCGCCAGCGACGCCTCCGACACGGTCATTCTCTCGGGGCTCAACGAAGACGACCAGGTCATCGTGGGCCCGTATCGCGTCTTTGAATCGCTCACGCACGACCAGGCGGTCAAGGACGAGCGCATCGTGGAGCAGGAAAAACTCGAGAAGGAACGCAAGCAGGAGAAGGACAAGGCGAAGCAGAACGGCGCAGAGAGCGGCAAGGCGAGCGAGGATGAAACTTCAGGCGCGTCCGCCACGAGTGCATCGGAGGGCGGCGGCTGA
- a CDS encoding segregation/condensation protein A: MSQPDYTVRIDAFQGPLDLLLFLIKRAEVDIVDIPIAEITDQYVSYLKGLDRIDIETAGEFLVIAAMLMEIKSRMLMPPETRQAGGAGAAADAEAVSGLDASDPRYELVMQLLAYKRFRDAAQTLEHLRNDWVNRSPLARIALGAAAPEPEQEHEAPEADLEDVGVWDLFEVFQRITEAVDFGRLGDHRVEYDDTPIVLHEADLLDQLNRAEDGRLSLRRACAGRKRGEMIGLFLATLELVRQHKVRVIQDRAHDDIILEHRQEPQVQIHQPGDGAQV, from the coding sequence ATGTCCCAGCCTGACTACACGGTCCGTATCGACGCATTCCAGGGCCCACTGGATCTGCTGCTTTTTCTCATCAAGCGGGCGGAAGTGGACATCGTGGACATCCCGATCGCTGAGATTACGGATCAGTATGTCTCTTATCTGAAGGGCCTTGACCGCATCGACATCGAGACGGCTGGTGAGTTCCTGGTGATAGCGGCCATGCTCATGGAAATTAAGAGCCGCATGCTCATGCCGCCCGAGACGCGGCAGGCTGGCGGGGCCGGCGCGGCCGCGGACGCCGAGGCCGTTTCCGGCCTGGACGCGTCCGACCCGCGCTACGAACTTGTCATGCAGCTGCTGGCCTACAAGCGGTTCCGCGACGCGGCCCAGACGCTCGAACACCTGCGCAACGACTGGGTCAACCGCTCGCCTCTGGCCAGGATCGCGCTGGGCGCCGCCGCACCTGAGCCCGAGCAAGAACACGAAGCTCCCGAGGCCGATCTTGAAGACGTCGGCGTGTGGGACCTGTTCGAAGTCTTTCAGCGCATCACCGAAGCCGTTGACTTCGGCCGCCTTGGAGATCATCGCGTCGAGTACGACGACACGCCGATCGTGCTGCACGAGGCGGACCTGCTCGACCAGTTGAACCGCGCCGAGGACGGCCGCCTCTCACTGCGCCGCGCGTGCGCCGGGCGCAAGCGCGGCGAGATGATCGGCCTGTTTCTCGCGACGCTCGAACTCGTGCGCCAGCACAAGGTGCGCGTGATCCAGGACCGGGCCCACGATGACATCATTCTGGAGCATCGGCAAGAGCCGCAGGTGCAGATTCATCAGCCCGGCGACGGGGCCCAAGTGTGA
- a CDS encoding FHA domain-containing protein — MLVLKIIDGPDKGKRFDVPDWEPQLIGRSSEALKISDQTCSRRHAELTPDDGEWYVRDLGSANGTYVNGRRIGSNRVRLQLGDLIRAGSTVFAFGARRYGGVNNPVRALQDEFMDAIVEQRFESNDDSMIMAVPDPAAAAQEHLRIIYELTRITTQTVDRESLLEFVMELIFDEFEPERGFILIQERPDEKPEPTVVKYRTPPRSQDEGQIHVSRTIVAHVMSRGEGVLSSNAMKDRRFSSGDSVRNYAIRSAICVPIRYHDHTYGVIHIDTSLKNYTFSDSQLRLLTAIGQHVGLALSNLALYEQQLQGARLAAVGETVASLSHSIKNILQGLRGGADVVGRALKKKDLGLAEGGWDILSRNLDRIYALTMNMLTYSKQRQVEIEMTKLSMLLQDVVALVQPQCDRRGIVLMTDYDPDMPPIPLDPGMMHQALMNLLINSIEAVEPTTGVITLRCDYDMVDDAVLIHISDNGPGIPESEQSRIWLPFHSTKGLRGTGLGLAVTRKIVEEHGGQISFESTEGEGATFTIRLSTDAAGVLDPSETLSTAAGAPAAPVNPGRQNEERAEPPGETAAPRTPFDPD, encoded by the coding sequence ATGCTCGTTTTGAAGATCATCGACGGACCGGACAAGGGCAAGCGTTTTGACGTACCCGACTGGGAGCCGCAGCTCATCGGCCGCTCCAGCGAGGCGCTCAAAATCAGCGACCAGACCTGTTCGCGCCGCCACGCCGAACTCACCCCCGACGATGGCGAGTGGTACGTGCGCGACCTGGGTTCGGCCAACGGCACCTACGTCAACGGCCGCCGCATCGGCTCGAACCGCGTGCGGCTGCAACTGGGCGATCTCATCCGCGCCGGCTCGACGGTGTTCGCGTTTGGCGCTCGGCGCTACGGCGGGGTGAACAACCCTGTCCGCGCTCTGCAGGACGAGTTCATGGACGCCATCGTCGAGCAGCGGTTCGAGTCCAACGACGATTCGATGATCATGGCCGTGCCCGATCCGGCCGCGGCGGCGCAGGAGCACCTGCGCATCATCTATGAACTCACGCGCATCACGACGCAGACGGTCGATCGGGAGAGCCTGCTCGAGTTTGTGATGGAACTGATCTTTGACGAGTTCGAGCCCGAGCGCGGCTTTATCCTGATTCAGGAGCGCCCCGACGAGAAGCCCGAGCCGACGGTGGTGAAGTACCGCACTCCGCCGCGCAGTCAGGACGAAGGGCAGATCCACGTCAGCCGCACGATCGTGGCGCACGTGATGAGCCGCGGCGAGGGCGTGTTGTCTTCGAATGCCATGAAGGACCGGCGCTTCTCCTCCGGCGATTCCGTGCGCAACTACGCCATTCGCTCAGCCATCTGTGTGCCCATCAGATACCACGACCACACCTACGGCGTGATCCACATCGACACGTCGCTCAAGAACTACACCTTCAGCGACAGCCAGCTGCGCCTGCTCACTGCCATCGGCCAACACGTGGGCCTCGCGCTGTCCAATCTTGCCCTTTACGAACAGCAGTTGCAGGGCGCCCGGCTTGCGGCGGTGGGCGAAACCGTCGCCTCGCTTTCGCATTCGATCAAGAACATCCTGCAGGGCCTGCGCGGCGGTGCCGACGTGGTCGGGCGGGCGCTCAAGAAGAAGGACCTCGGCCTGGCCGAAGGGGGATGGGACATCCTGTCGCGCAACCTCGACCGGATCTACGCGCTGACGATGAACATGCTTACCTACTCAAAGCAGCGCCAGGTCGAGATCGAGATGACCAAGCTCTCGATGCTGCTCCAGGACGTCGTCGCGCTCGTGCAGCCGCAGTGCGACCGGCGCGGCATTGTGCTGATGACTGACTACGACCCGGACATGCCGCCCATCCCGCTGGATCCGGGAATGATGCACCAGGCGCTCATGAACCTGCTCATCAATTCGATCGAGGCGGTCGAGCCGACGACGGGCGTGATTACGCTCCGATGCGATTACGACATGGTCGATGACGCGGTGCTCATTCACATCAGCGACAATGGCCCGGGCATTCCCGAGAGCGAGCAGTCGCGCATCTGGCTGCCCTTCCATTCGACCAAGGGCCTGCGCGGCACAGGGCTGGGCCTGGCCGTGACGCGCAAGATCGTTGAAGAACACGGCGGGCAGATCTCGTTCGAGTCCACCGAGGGCGAGGGCGCGACGTTCACCATCCGGCTTTCCACGGACGCGGCGGGCGTGCTCGATCCGTCGGAAACGCTCTCGACTGCGGCGGGCGCACCGGCCGCACCTGTCAATCCCGGCAGACAGAATGAGGAGCGCGCCGAGCCGCCGGGCGAGACTGCAGCGCCGCGCACACCGTTCGATCCGGACTGA
- a CDS encoding 3-deoxy-7-phosphoheptulonate synthase: protein MTDWSVESWKSRSALHQPAYADAAAVERAVGKLRSLPPLVTSWEIERLKHELAEAQAGRRFLLQGGDCSESLADCTSETIANKLKILLQMSLVLVQGARKPITRIGRFAGQYAKPRSSPTETRGGVTLPSYCGDLINAHEFTAEARQPNPHLMVRCYQHAAMTLNFIRSLIDAGFADLHHPEYWELSFCHNAALQDEYHAMVRRLSDSIRFMETIAGQSIDDLTRVEFFTSHEGLHLLYESAGTRTVPRREGYYNLTAHLPWIGDRCRALDGAHVEYFRGIRNPVGVKLGPSATPDELLTLLDRLNPGNEPGRIVLIHRMGLANVKRVLPPLLQAVGATDRRVLWVCDPMHGNTRSVNGGADPARKTRDFNDILGELDASFDLHASAGTYLGGVHFELTGDHVTECTGGARGLSEADLNANYRSTCDPRLNYEQSLEMSFLIARRLASA from the coding sequence GTGACGGACTGGTCGGTCGAATCCTGGAAGTCGCGCTCCGCGCTGCACCAGCCGGCGTATGCCGATGCGGCCGCAGTTGAACGCGCCGTGGGTAAACTGCGCTCGCTACCCCCGCTGGTCACGAGCTGGGAGATCGAGCGGCTCAAGCACGAACTGGCCGAGGCGCAGGCGGGCAGGCGCTTCCTGCTCCAGGGTGGCGACTGTTCCGAGTCATTGGCCGACTGCACGAGCGAGACCATCGCCAACAAACTCAAGATCCTGCTCCAGATGAGCCTCGTGCTCGTGCAGGGCGCCCGCAAGCCGATCACGCGCATCGGCCGCTTCGCCGGGCAGTACGCCAAGCCGCGCTCCAGCCCGACGGAGACGCGCGGCGGCGTGACGCTGCCCAGTTACTGCGGCGACCTGATCAACGCCCACGAGTTCACCGCCGAAGCCCGCCAGCCCAACCCGCATCTCATGGTGCGCTGCTACCAGCACGCGGCGATGACGCTCAACTTCATCCGCTCGCTCATCGACGCAGGATTCGCCGACCTGCACCACCCGGAATACTGGGAGCTGTCGTTCTGCCACAACGCGGCGCTGCAGGATGAATACCACGCCATGGTGCGGCGGCTGTCCGATTCCATCCGCTTCATGGAGACCATCGCCGGCCAGTCGATTGATGATCTCACGCGCGTCGAGTTCTTCACGAGCCACGAGGGGCTGCACCTGCTCTACGAATCGGCCGGCACGCGCACCGTGCCGCGCCGCGAAGGCTACTACAACCTCACCGCCCACCTGCCGTGGATCGGCGACCGCTGCCGGGCGCTGGATGGCGCGCACGTCGAGTACTTCCGCGGCATCCGCAACCCGGTGGGCGTCAAACTCGGCCCAAGCGCCACGCCGGATGAACTGCTGACCCTTCTGGACCGGCTCAATCCCGGCAACGAGCCGGGCCGGATTGTGCTCATTCACCGAATGGGGCTGGCCAACGTGAAGCGCGTCCTGCCGCCGCTGCTGCAGGCGGTCGGCGCGACTGACCGCCGCGTGCTCTGGGTCTGCGATCCGATGCACGGCAACACGAGGAGCGTCAACGGCGGCGCCGACCCGGCCCGCAAGACGCGCGATTTCAACGACATCCTCGGCGAACTCGACGCGTCGTTCGACCTGCACGCCAGCGCCGGAACATACCTCGGCGGCGTGCATTTCGAACTCACCGGCGATCACGTCACCGAGTGCACCGGCGGCGCCCGCGGCCTGAGTGAAGCCGACCTCAACGCGAACTACCGCAGCACCTGCGATCCCCGCCTCAACTACGAGCAGTCGCTGGAGATGTCATTCCTCATCGCGCGACGGCTGGCGAGTGCATAG
- the fahA gene encoding fumarylacetoacetase, with protein MIESNDPNLRCWLDEANDAACDFPIQNLPLGVFTRRGEDLDRRRVGVAIGQHVLDLSVAWPKLCPDLAGLGQTLFSQPVLNPFLASGRRTWTLVRNRVSRWLRTTSAELREDADLRSRCLIPMSETVMHLPVEIGDYTDFYSSKEHATNVGMMFRDPANALLPNWKHLPVGYHGRASSVVVSGTDVHRPSGQTNPEDAPAPNFGPCRLLDFELEVGFITGPGNELGRPIDVNHAHEHIFGMVLVNDWSARDIQKWEYVPLGPFTAKNFATSISPWVVPIDALDPYRVRTPRSEGDPAVQKYLDGAWDWNFDLNLEVQLQSKQMRERGEAPATISRNNFSLMYWNMCQQLAHQTITGCNVRPGDLYASGTVSGTTPDSRGSMLEICWKGTQPLTLPTGEQRKFLADGDTIVMTGACQRPGLPRIGLGEVRGTVLPVIGG; from the coding sequence ATGATCGAAAGCAACGACCCGAACCTGCGCTGCTGGCTCGATGAGGCCAACGACGCGGCATGCGATTTCCCGATTCAAAACCTGCCGCTGGGCGTCTTCACCCGCCGCGGCGAAGACCTCGACCGGCGGCGCGTTGGCGTGGCCATCGGCCAGCACGTGCTCGATCTCTCGGTCGCCTGGCCGAAACTCTGTCCGGACCTGGCCGGCCTCGGCCAGACGCTGTTTTCCCAGCCGGTGCTCAACCCGTTCCTCGCCAGCGGCCGCCGCACGTGGACGCTGGTGCGCAACCGGGTGAGCCGGTGGCTGCGCACGACCAGCGCCGAGTTGCGAGAGGACGCCGACCTCCGCTCGCGCTGTCTGATTCCGATGAGCGAGACGGTAATGCACCTGCCCGTTGAGATCGGCGACTACACCGACTTCTACTCATCCAAAGAACACGCGACGAACGTCGGGATGATGTTCCGCGATCCCGCCAACGCCCTGCTGCCCAACTGGAAGCACCTTCCTGTGGGCTACCACGGTCGGGCCAGCTCCGTGGTCGTTTCGGGAACAGACGTGCATCGGCCTTCCGGGCAGACGAATCCGGAAGATGCGCCAGCGCCGAACTTCGGCCCCTGCCGATTGCTCGATTTTGAACTCGAGGTCGGCTTCATCACCGGGCCGGGCAACGAACTCGGCCGGCCGATCGACGTCAACCACGCGCACGAGCACATCTTCGGCATGGTGCTCGTCAACGACTGGAGCGCCCGCGACATTCAGAAGTGGGAGTACGTTCCGCTGGGCCCATTCACCGCGAAGAACTTCGCCACTTCGATCAGCCCGTGGGTCGTGCCGATCGATGCGCTGGACCCCTATCGCGTGCGCACGCCGCGCTCAGAAGGAGACCCGGCCGTTCAGAAGTATCTCGATGGCGCGTGGGACTGGAACTTTGATCTGAATCTCGAGGTGCAACTGCAGTCAAAGCAGATGCGCGAGCGCGGCGAGGCGCCGGCGACTATCTCGCGCAACAACTTCAGCCTCATGTACTGGAACATGTGCCAGCAGCTTGCGCACCAGACTATCACCGGGTGCAACGTGCGGCCCGGCGACCTCTACGCCTCTGGCACGGTCAGCGGCACGACGCCCGACTCGCGCGGCTCGATGCTTGAGATCTGCTGGAAAGGAACGCAGCCGCTGACTCTTCCCACCGGCGAGCAGCGCAAGTTCCTCGCCGACGGCGACACGATCGTCATGACCGGCGCCTGCCAGCGGCCGGGCCTGCCGCGCATCGGACTGGGCGAAGTGCGCGGCACGGTGCTGCCGGTCATCGGCGGTTGA
- a CDS encoding ABC transporter ATP-binding protein gives MIRLRNVTKIYKMGTERISAMAGVSLDVGANEWVAIMGPSGSGKSTMMNIIGCLDRPTSGTYELDGELVSRMSASSLARVRNERIGFVFQSFELMPRLNALRNVELPLVYAKSGWLQRRRLAQAALRRVGLGDRMTHRPNQLSGGQKQRVAIARALVGNPSILLADEPTGNLDTRTTAEIIGLFSQLHDEGQTIIMVTHEEDVAQHARRIVRMRDGKVYSDLPAHQDETNRAAVLLHRGAEREDAAESDIAPQAEPGSPHGPVVSRVGHGRSLGVRP, from the coding sequence ATCATTCGGCTGCGAAACGTGACGAAGATCTACAAGATGGGCACCGAGCGCATCAGTGCGATGGCCGGCGTGAGTCTTGACGTGGGCGCCAACGAGTGGGTTGCCATCATGGGCCCCTCGGGCTCGGGCAAGAGCACGATGATGAACATCATCGGCTGCCTCGACCGGCCCACGAGCGGCACTTACGAACTCGACGGCGAACTGGTCAGCCGTATGAGCGCTTCATCGCTGGCGCGAGTGCGCAACGAGCGCATCGGGTTTGTGTTTCAGTCGTTCGAGTTGATGCCGCGCCTCAACGCGCTTCGCAACGTCGAACTGCCACTCGTGTACGCCAAGTCCGGCTGGCTGCAGCGGCGCCGGCTGGCCCAGGCGGCGCTCAGGCGCGTCGGGCTGGGCGACCGCATGACCCACCGGCCCAACCAACTCTCCGGCGGCCAGAAGCAGCGCGTCGCCATCGCTCGCGCCCTGGTCGGCAACCCTTCCATCCTGCTCGCCGATGAACCAACCGGCAACCTCGACACCCGAACCACGGCCGAGATCATCGGCCTGTTTAGCCAGTTGCACGACGAGGGGCAGACGATCATCATGGTCACCCACGAGGAAGACGTCGCCCAGCACGCCAGGCGCATCGTGCGCATGCGCGACGGCAAGGTGTACTCCGACCTGCCTGCGCACCAGGACGAGACCAACCGGGCGGCGGTGCTGCTGCATCGCGGCGCGGAGCGTGAGGACGCAGCGGAATCTGACATCGCGCCGCAGGCCGAGCCCGGCTCGCCGCACGGGCCGGTGGTGAGCCGTGTTGGCCACGGGCGCTCCCTGGGGGTGCGGCCATGA
- a CDS encoding PhoH family protein — protein MLSGEGASPLKKHAGAAADSATASPADGRSRIKHFVIDTNVVLHNPKALFMFDDNEVVIPFAVLEELDQLKRGNDDIGRNAREVIRQLDILRNRGPLMEGVKWNDKGGVIRVALDAPEICQHLRSDTPDNRIISIAWAMAQEGRRTVFVSKDINARLKADAIGLTAEDFESEKVDAASLYTGFTTLDVASEIIDELYTERQVVLDRLEPYLTVSQDGQSGAIHICANQFVLLRDAQDQSHTGLARRLADTNHLIPVTGPRRPTFGVMARNLQQTMALDLLLDDDVQLVTLLGTAGTGKTLLALAAGMTKVFNEERYDKLLVARPIMPMGRDIGYLPGDKDEKLTAWMQPIFDNLAFLLSNRGTRFDAAESHSTEQRVQKLMAEGKLVMEPLTYIRGRSIPHQFMIVDEAQNLTPHEVKTITSRVGEGTKIVLTGDVAQIDNPYLDAESNGLSYLVERLKYEGIVGHVTLAKSERSELARLVAETL, from the coding sequence ATGCTTTCCGGAGAAGGAGCCTCGCCGTTGAAAAAACATGCCGGTGCAGCCGCCGACAGCGCGACCGCCTCGCCCGCCGATGGGCGGAGCCGAATCAAGCACTTCGTCATCGACACCAACGTCGTGCTGCACAACCCCAAGGCCCTGTTCATGTTCGACGACAATGAAGTGGTCATCCCCTTCGCCGTCCTCGAAGAACTCGACCAACTCAAGCGCGGCAACGACGACATCGGCCGCAACGCGCGCGAAGTCATCCGCCAACTCGACATCCTGCGCAACCGCGGCCCGCTCATGGAAGGCGTGAAGTGGAACGACAAGGGCGGCGTCATCCGCGTGGCCCTCGACGCTCCCGAGATCTGCCAGCACCTGCGCAGCGACACGCCCGACAACCGCATCATCTCCATCGCCTGGGCAATGGCGCAGGAGGGCCGCCGCACGGTGTTCGTCTCCAAGGACATCAACGCGCGACTCAAGGCCGACGCCATCGGCCTCACGGCCGAGGACTTCGAGAGCGAAAAAGTCGATGCGGCCAGCCTCTATACCGGTTTTACGACGCTCGACGTGGCCAGCGAGATCATCGACGAGTTGTACACCGAGCGGCAGGTGGTGCTCGACCGGCTCGAGCCGTATCTGACGGTTTCGCAGGACGGCCAGAGCGGCGCGATCCACATCTGCGCCAACCAGTTCGTCCTGCTCCGCGATGCGCAGGATCAGTCGCACACCGGGCTGGCGCGGCGCCTGGCGGATACGAATCATCTCATCCCCGTCACCGGGCCGCGCCGGCCGACGTTCGGCGTCATGGCGCGCAATCTCCAGCAGACGATGGCCCTCGACCTGCTGCTCGATGACGACGTCCAGCTCGTCACCCTGCTCGGTACCGCGGGCACGGGAAAGACGCTGCTGGCGCTCGCCGCCGGCATGACCAAGGTCTTCAATGAAGAGCGCTACGACAAACTTCTCGTCGCGCGACCCATCATGCCCATGGGCCGCGACATCGGCTATCTGCCCGGCGACAAGGACGAGAAACTGACCGCGTGGATGCAGCCGATCTTCGACAACCTTGCCTTCCTGCTGAGCAACCGCGGCACGCGCTTCGACGCCGCCGAGAGCCATTCGACCGAGCAGCGGGTGCAGAAACTCATGGCCGAGGGCAAGCTGGTCATGGAGCCCCTCACGTACATCCGCGGCCGGTCGATTCCGCACCAGTTCATGATCGTCGACGAGGCGCAGAACCTCACGCCCCACGAAGTGAAGACGATTACCTCGCGCGTGGGCGAGGGGACCAAGATCGTTCTGACGGGGGATGTGGCGCAGATCGACAATCCGTATCTCGACGCCGAGTCCAACGGCCTGAGTTACCTCGTCGAGCGGCTCAAGTACGAGGGCATCGTCGGGCACGTGACCCTGGCAAAAAGCGAGCGCAGCGAGCTGGCACGGCTGGTGGCGGAGACGCTCTGA